A stretch of Scheffersomyces stipitis CBS 6054 chromosome 2, complete sequence DNA encodes these proteins:
- a CDS encoding predicted protein, giving the protein MSGRRRYSNDRDGTKRQKLESKNARFHSNNQPNKQTNDKSASSVRLGAVSSSEAGVSSQASSEGKGGLNVEIHPLLRATVPTPALPKNHNPLSQNVRKWFDPFAINPYLKQTDSSVPQHKPRQLVFNPKGRYIAQGDALREKIALEQQHKKELEEKKARGLAPDESLGEQLYKPEHPPSLEWWDKPFVLDRDYSQIEDSTRLNLNDEEQPVSIYIQHPVFIPPPWEKLNPEAKPMYLTKKERKRIRKNERSEKHKDKQDRIKLGLDAPPPPKVKLSNLMNILTNEAIKDPTAIEMRVRQEVEERLQNHLATNEARKLTKEQRHEKIQEQREKDLSKGYFTSVYRVDNLSNPQHFFKVNKNAQQLDLVGICLRNPKFNLIVVEGGHKSIKFFNKLLTKRIKWTENVVPKHSNESTQELQDLSANKCYLVWEGQVKELSFQKWSVMYSRDEYEAFDVLNRFRIENYWREALVVEN; this is encoded by the coding sequence ATGTCAGGTAGAAGACGATATAGTAACGACAGAGATGGCACCAAGAGGCAGAAACtagaactgaaaaatgcACGATTCCATTCAAACAACCAAccaaacaaacaaacaaacGACAAATCAGCAAGTTCAGTGCGACTCGGAGCAGTGAGTTCGTCTGAGGCAGGAGTTTCATCTCAAGCATCTTCTGAAGGAAAAGGTGGACTCAATGTAGAAATACATCCTCTTCTCAGAGCTACCGTTCCTACTCCTGCCCTTCCTAAGAACCATAATCCTCTTTCACAGAATGTCCGGAAGTGGTTTGATCCCTTTGCCATCAATCCATACTTGAAACAGACAGACTCGTCTGTTCCTCAGCATAAACCAAGACAGTTAGTTTTCAACCCCAAGGGAAGGTATATAGCACAAGGAGATGCCCTTCGTGAAAAGATAgctcttgaacaacagcATAAAAaggaacttgaagaaaaaaagGCCCGAGGTCTAGCTCCTGATGAAAGTCTTGGGGAGCAATTGTACAAACCCGAACATCCTCCTCTGCTTGAATGGTGGGATAAGCCATTTGTATTGGACAGAGACTATTcacaaattgaagattcaaccagattgaatttgaatgatgaagaacagCCAGTTTCCATATATATCCAGCATCCTGTTTTCATTCCACCACCATGGGAAAAACTCAATCCTGAAGCCAAACCCATGtacttgaccaagaaagagagaaagagaatcagaaagaacGAAAGACTGGAAAAGCACAAAGACAAACAAGATAGAATTAAGCTTGGTCTTGATGCACCTCCCCCACCAAAAGTCAAACTCTCTAACTTAATGAATATTCTCACCAACGAAGCCATCAAAGATCCTACTGCTATAGAAATGCGTGTACGacaagaagtagaagaaagactCCAGAATCATTTAGCAACAAACGAAGCTAGGAAGCTTACTAAAGAACAGAGGCACGAAAAGATACAGgaacaaagagaaaaagacCTCTCTAAGGGATACTTTACTTCTGTTTACAGAGTAGATAATCTCAGCAACCCCCAacacttcttcaaggtgAACAAGAATGCCCAGCAGCTCGATTTGGTGGGTATCTGTTTGAGAAAtcccaagttcaacttgatagTAGTAGAAGGAGGACACAAAAGCATCAAATTCTTTAATAAGCTTCTTACTAAAAGAATCAAATGGACGGAGAACGTTGTTCCTAAGCATAGTAATGAGTCTACACAAGAACTCCAAGACTTGTCTGCTAACAAATGCTATTTGGTGTGGGAGGGCCAGGTCAAAGAGCTTAGTTTCCAGAAATGGAGTGTGATGTACTCACGTGATGAATATGAAGCATTTGACGTGCTCAATAGATTTAGGATCGAGAATTATTGGAGAGAAGCTTTAGTTGTAGAAAACTAA
- a CDS encoding predicted protein (go_funtion metal ion binding) gives MRTILKITSSVVGPTANHSFSYCVRHSVRFFSRWSSANDSALTSTIGTKKSSKIRVKWFYATDVPLSKPEWFNYQQEKDAANFIPFSDYDSGQLESKYQELHRQVPASSVDISPTVEVNEDKLFQVDLKKFEIEPIYWEGPIYEVRRGTWFDSGGIPLPYKVARAIEDGYQHLKPYQFVERPVLDDMFSKENVARFSSQRDLVVEFNKLKDSVKEVASSVKLDEEPDLIELSNGNYVLFVDSKDAFIFPKSFNTPFQLNAIRTLAPTSAAYMVGVQKIQRGYTDDLGESILDSIANSNPLPNWTETIDSELGSMFRQKTKKSGQDSSTQENQHMKKVMESDYDLEVSAASSNREIDHLVLCVHGIGQVLGGKYESVNFTHSINVLRKTMRTVYKEDKRYKALAYPKDESVETTKNNRIQVLPISWRHKVDFHPSKPIESFDSKGKHRLPTLSQINVDGVKALRSLLGDVVLDILLYYEPKYANQIYSVVISELNRVYQLYKERNPHFNGKIHIMGHSLGSAIVFDIMSNQRTVQGQGLDLIKELDFEVENLFCVGSPAGMFKLLEQKNIASRSLVSGPISTEYDSPKCKSLFNIFHPCDPVGYRMEPLVNPEYARFKPEQIPFAVRGLNTQIKELASMGDGLSEKILKASNWFSKGGDETKTDGKSVEEVAAQETPLGDIITSIAKGGKKSDSKSVSKKVELQGDKLEPLLALNRTGRVDYCLPMGVFDLSFISAVSAHVSYFEDEDTAGFIMKEVLSSGKEAVTSKTFTTYQ, from the coding sequence atGAGgacaatcttgaaaataacACTGCTGGTGGTTGGTCCGACTGCTAACCATAGTTTCAGCTATTGCGTCCGACATAGCGTACGGTTTTTCTCTCGTTGGCTGTCCGCTAATGACTCTGCCCTAACTTCAACGATTGGCACCAAGAAACTGCTGAAAATCCGAGTCAAATGGTTCTACGCTACAGATGTACCACTTTCAAAGCCTGAGTGGTTCAACTACCAGCAGGAGAAGGACGCTGCCAATTTTATACCTTTCTCAGACTACGACTCTGGTCAATTAGAGTCAAAATACCAAGAATTGCACAGGCAAGTTCCGGCTTCCAGCGTAGACATATCACCTACTGTGGAAGTCAATGAGGACAAATTGTTCCAGgtagatttgaagaagttcgaGATAGAGCCGATTTACTGGGAGGGACCCATTTACGAAGTTCGTAGGGGCACCTGGTTTGACTCTGGTGGTATACCTTTGCCCTACAAAGTTGCTAGGGCTATTGAAGATGGATACCAACATTTGAAGCCATACCAATTTGTTGAGAGACCAGTGTTGGACGATATGTTTTCAAAGGAAAACGTTGCTCGTTTCAGTAGCCAAAGAGATCTTGTAGTTGAGTTCAATAAGCTCAAGGATCTGGTCAAGGAAGTAGCCTCGTCTGTGAAGCTAGATGAAGAACCAGATCTCATAGAGCTTCTGAACGGGAACTATGTTCTCTTTGTAGATAGCAAGGATGCGTTCATATTTCCCAAATCTTTCAACACCCCTTTCCAACTCAATGCCATTAGAACCCTTGCGCCCACTAGTGCTGCCTACATGGTTGGAGTGCAAAAGATACAGCGAGGTTACACGGACGATTTGGGAGAGTCAATATTGGACTCTATTGCCAACAGCAACCCACTTCCTAATTGGACAGAGACAATTGATTCGGAATTAGGGTCGATGTTTCGACAGAAGACTAAGAAATCCGGACAAGATAGCAGTACACAAGAGAATCAACATATGAAGAAAGTCATGGAATCAGACTATGATTTGGAAGTTTCTgctgcttcttccaatCGTGAAATTGACCATTTGGTGCTCTGTGTACATGGTATAGGGCAAGTATTGGGGGGTAAGTATGAATCGGTGAACTTCACTCATAGTATTAACGTTCTTAGAAAAACGATGAGAACAgtctacaaagaagataagAGATACAAGGCGTTGGCATACCCCAAGGACGAGCTGGTAGAAACAACGAAGAACAATAGAATACAAGTCCTACCTATATCATGGAGACATAAGGTGGACTTCCATCCTTCCAAACCCATAGAATCGTTTGACAGCAAAGGGAAGCATCGTTTGCCTACTTTGTCACAGATCAATGTCGACGGTGTCAAGGCTTTGCGAAGTCTTCTAGGTGACGTTGTATTAGATATTCTTCTCTACTATGAACCTAAGTATGCCAATCAGATCTACTCAGTGGTGATTTCTGAGCTAAACAGAGTATATCAATTATACAAGGAAAGAAATCCCCATTTCAATGGCAAGATTCATATCATGGGCCATTCGTTGGGATCCGCTATTGTTTTTGACATAATGTCGAACCAACGCACAGTTCAAGGGCAAGGACTTGATCTCATTAAGGAATTAGACTTCGAAGTTGAGAACTTGTTCTGTGTGGGCTCACCTGCTGGaatgttcaagttgttggaacaaAAGAACATTGCTTCACGTTCATTGGTATCTGGTCCCATATCCACAGAGTATGATTCTCCAAAATGCAAAAGTTTGTTCAACATTTTCCATCCATGTGACCCAGTAGGTTACAGAATGGAGCCATTGGTTAATCCAGAGTATGCTAGATTTAAGCCGGAACAAATTCCCTTTGCTGTGAGAGGCTTAAACACTCAGATCAAAGAATTGGCCAGCATGGGAGATGGACTCTCCGAGAAGATTCTAAAAGCCTCAAATTGGTTCAGCAAGGGCGGCGACGAAACAAAGACAGACGGTAAGAgtgtagaagaagtggCAGCACAAGAGACTCCACTTGGAGACATTATTACATCCATTGCCAAAGGAGGTAAGAAGTCTGACAGCAAGAGTGTGTCCAAAAAGGTTGAACTTCAGGGTGATAAGTTGGAGCCGTTACTAGCTTTAAATCGAACAGGAAGAGTGGATTACTGTTTACCTATGGGAGTGTTTGACCTTTCATTCATTTCTGCTGTAAGTGCACATGTCTCATactttgaagatgaggaTACTGCTGGCTTTATAATGAAGGAAGTCCTCTCCTCCGGCAAAGAAGCGGTAACATCCAAGACATTTACGACCTATCAATAA
- the RNR1.2 gene encoding Ribonucleoside-diphosphate reductase large chain 1 (go_component ribonucleoside-diphosphate reductase complex~go_funtion ribonucleoside-diphosphate reductase activity~go_process DNA replication): MYVNKRDGRKEPVRFDKITARVQRLCYGLDPNHVDAVAITQRVISGVYHGVTTIELDNLAAETAAYMTTIHPDYAILAARIAVSNLHKQTTKQYSSVSKELYDYINPKTGLHSPMISKETYDIILKHTDELNSAIVYDRDFNYNYFGFKTLERSYLLRINGKVAERPQHLIMRVAIGIHGDDIEKVIESYNLMSQRLFTHGSPTLFNAGTPSPQMSSCFLVAMKDDSIDGIYDTLKTCALISKSAGGIGLHIHNIRSTGAYIAGTNGTSNGIIPMVRVFNNTARYVDQGGNKRPGAFALYLEPWHSDIFDFIDIRKNHGKEEIRARDLFPALWIPDLFMKRVEQNADWTLFSPNEAPGLADVYGDEFEELYERYERENRGRSTIKAQKLWYSILEAQTETGTPFMLYKDACNKKSNQKNLGMIKSSNLCCEIVEYSSPEEVAVCNLASIALPSFVEKDDSSLWYNFEKLHEVTKVVTKNLNKIIDRNYYPVPEARRSNMRNRPIALGVQGLADTFMALRLPFDSQQARELNIQIFETIYHAAVESSIELAQIEGPYESYEGSPASKGLLQYDLWDRKPTELWDWDTLKQNLSKHGLRNSLLVAPMPTASTSQILGNNECFEPYTSNIYSRRVLAGEFQIVNPYLLRDLVDLGIWNDAMKNNIIANNGSVQGLANVPDEIKALYKTVWEISQKHIIDMAADRAAFIDQSQSLNIHIKDPTMGKLTSMHFYGWKRGLKTGMYYLRTQAAAAAIQFTVDKNSAKTAGNTIATLEKLNQRKYIAKGASVSSDVESVSTRSASTEPTSLENSIGELKITDDKPVEEKSADEKTSDELIAEMEADIYSAKVIACAIDNPESCTMCSG, encoded by the coding sequence ATGTATGTTAATAAGAGAGACGGTCGCAAGGAACCTGTTCGTTTCGACAAGATTACCGCCAGAGTGCAGAGACTCTGCTATGGTTTGGATCCCAACCACGTAGACGCGGTAGCAATCACCCAGAGAGTGATTAGTGGTGTTTACCACGGAGTAACCACTATCGAGTTGGACAATTTGGCTGCCGAGACCGCAGCTTACATGACAACCATCCACCCAGACTATGCCATCTTAGCAGCCAGAATTGCCGTGTCCAACTTACATAAGCAAACCACTAAACAGTACTCTTCTGTTTCCAAGGAGTTGTATGACTACATCAATCCAAAGACCGGTTTGCACTCGCCCATGATCTCTAAGGAGACTTATGATATCATTCTCAAGCACACTGACGAGTTGAACTCAGCCATCGTCTACGACCGTGacttcaactacaactactTCGGGttcaagactttggaaAGATCCTACTTGTTAAGAATTAACGGTAAAGTGGCTGAAAGACCACAACACTTAATCATGAGAGTTGCTATTGGTATCCATGGTGACGACATCGAAAAGGTTATCGAGTCCTACAACTTGATGTCGCAGAGACTTTTCACCCACGGTTCGCCCACTTTGTTTAACGCTGGTACTCCTTCTCCACAGAtgtcttcttgtttcttggtGGCCATGAAGGATGACTCTATTGATGGTATCTACGATACGTTGAAGACATGTGCATTGATCTCCAAGAGTGCTGGAGGTATCGGTTTGCATATCCATAACATTCGTTCCACTGGTGCCTATATTGCTGGTACCAACGGTACTTCAAACGGTATCATTCCTATGGTGCGTGTGTTCAACAATACTGCCCGTTATGTTGACCAGGGTGGTAACAAGAGACCAGGTGCCTTTGCTTTGTACTTAGAACCATGGCATTCGgacatttttgatttcattgaCATCAGAAAGAACCATGGTaaggaagaaatcagaGCCAGAGATTTATTCCCTGCCTTGTGGATTCCTGACTTGTTCATGAAGAGAGTAGAACAGAACGCCGACTGGACTTTGTTCTCTCCTAACGAAGCTCCTGGCTTGGCTGACGTGTACGGTGATGAGTTCGAAGAGTTATACGAAAGAtatgaaagagaaaaccGTGGAAGAAGTACTATCAAAGCCCAAAAGTTGTGGTACTCCATCTTGGAAGCTCAGACAGAAACCGGTACCCCTTTCATGTTGTACAAGGATGCCTGTAACAAGAAGTCCaaccagaagaacttggGTATGATcaaatcttccaacttgtgTTGTGAAATCGTGGAATACTCTTcgccagaagaagttgccgTATGTAATTTGGCTTCTATTGCCTTACCATCATTCGTAGAAAAAGACGATTCTTCGCTCTGGTacaactttgaaaagttgcACGAAGTAACCAAGGTTGTCACTAAGAACTTGAATAAGATCATCGACCGTAACTACTACCCTGTTCCTGAAGCTAGAAGATCTAACATGAGAAACAGACCTATTGCCTTAGGTGTTCAGGGTTTGGCCGATACGTTCATGGCCTTGAGATTGCCCTTTGACTCGCAACAAGCTAGAGAATTGAACATTCAGATCTTTGAAACCATCTACCATGCTGCTGTGGAATCCTCTATCGAGTTAGCCCAAATTGAAGGTCCTTACGAATCTTACGAGGGCTCTCCAGCCTCCAAGGGTTTGTTGCAATATGACTTGTGGGACAGAAAGCCTACAGAATTGTGGGACTGGGACACTTTGAAGCAGAACTTGTCCAAGCACGGTTTGAGAAACTCGTTGTTGGTTGCTCCTATGCCAACAGCCTCCACTTCGCAAATCTTGGGTAACAACGAATGTTTCGAACCATACACCTCCAACATCTACTCAAGAAGAGTGTTGGCTGGAGAATTCCAGATCGTCAATCCATACTTGTTGCGTGACTTGGTAGATTTGGGAATCTGGAACGATGCCATGAAGAACAATATCATTGCCAACAATGGTTCTGTGCAAGGATTGGCTAATGTTCCTGACGAAATCAAGGCATTGTACAAGACAGTCTGGGAAATTTCTCAGAAACATATCATTGACATGGCTGCTGACAGAGCTGCCTTTATCGATCAATCTCAATCTTTGAATATCCACATCAAGGACCCTACAATGGGTAAGCTTACATCGATGCATTTCTACGGTTGGAAGAGAGGTTTGAAGACCGGTATGTACTACTTGAGAACCcaagctgctgctgcagcCATCCAGTTCACTGTTGACAAGAACTCGGCCAAGACTGCTGGCAACACCATTGCTACTTTGgaaaaattgaaccaaAGAAAGTACATTGCCAAGGGTGCCTCTGTAAGCAGCGATGTGGAATCTGTTTCCACCAGATCTGCCTCTACCGAGCCTACTTCTTTGGAAAACTCTATTGGTGAACTCAAAATCACTGATGACAAGCCAGTGGAAGAAAAGTCTGCTGACGAAAAGACCTCTGACGAGCTTATTGCCGAGATGGAAGCCGATATTTACAGTGCTAAGGTCATCGCTTGTGCTATCGACAACCCCGAGTCTTGTACCATGTGTTCTGGTTAA
- a CDS encoding predicted protein, protein MTSLKHDTSHKDDNSGSESIALTTFKREQKHTMSSHSFDDLEGFEPGSESSTASARLLERDGSQLQQENDEYHNSRSDEYQNQEYHNQQFSHNFSHSSTALGRIKGFFSRVWEGPLHPEDKPPPQIKSLKALEELPEKLKQRIPRQFRIAAVVCYLLFWFGLCYSILVPYLTIPSALTNDPDVTVLSLSCQAQSSFWRGRNGACGLDGKNCPSEKLGSEIVFRCPALCDRGSWTYSLIPVGDQRIKYRGYFVGGGDQVVEKIHPDQVSNPYRADSYPCGAAIHAGLISPFFGGCARISYDSEERSYFASTVGHYGVGKSIEFLSFFKSSYFFKDLLSGVDGNGSFTHCYDPRLLVLLVNIILGIPVVYLASGAVLYWIISVVGFWTICMATDPPITVDATNSEDFAELISIGLEQFLPACCILYVLWHCSAKRTLSDHPTELDIKKSPLSRLFYWYPLFWLGVLNNMTFDRLPVDRLTWSDLKEQSGAFLAVGSIIGTIAICAVIQAYKIWLSGRFRKYLLVYGSFIFGLFVVHTLPGLTLRIHHYILAMLLIPGCATRGRTALLFQGILLGLFLSGVARWGLAAIAETVTSLKRDDPRGKVVPPEILAYNSTAGILSWTGIKEEILTPLQAKIYEKYSQISVLVNDIERYIGDSVESVDLKTLFDTSADLKKEIADSLKNGYRDDEGNIMIYIRVGRKIPDTNSYSDYTNAAVLKWPSGELALPVSGLT, encoded by the coding sequence ATGACCAGCCTAAAACATGATACCAGTCACAAGGATGACAATTCTGGCTCGGAATCCATTGCTCTTACTACATTCAAAAGAGAACAGAAACACACAATGAGTTCTCATAGCTTTGACGACTTAGAGGGTTTTGAGCCAGGATCTGAAAGTTCCACAGCCTCTGCCAGATTGCTAGAGCGAGACGGAAGTCAGCTCCAGCAAGAAAATGATGAGTACCATAATAGCAGAAGTGATGAGTACCAAAACCAAGAATACCATAATCAGCAATTCTCTCATAACTTCTCCCATAGCTCAACTGCTTTGGGAAGAATCAAGGGCTTCTTCAGTAGAGTATGGGAGGGCCCTCTCCATCCAGAAGATAAACCACCTCCACAGATCAAATCGCTCAAAGCTCTAGAAGAACTCCCGGAAAAGCTCAAACAGCGAATTCCACGCCAATTCAGAATAGCAGCTGTAGTGTGCTATTTACTATTCTGGTTCGGTCTTTGCTATAGTATACTTGTGCCATACTTGACTATTCCGTCTGCACTTACAAATGATCCCGACGTAACTGTACTTTCGCTTTCTTGCCAGGCACAATCGAGTTTCTGGAGAGGTAGAAACGGTGCTTGTGGTTTAGATGGAAAGAACTGTCCGTCTGAAAAACTTGGCTCTGAAATCGTGTTCCGTTGTCCTGCTTTGTGTGACAGAGGAAGTTGGACATACTCGCTAATACCTGTTGGTGATCAGAGAATTAAGTATAGAGGCTATTTTGTTGGAGGAGGTGAtcaagttgtagaaaagaTACATCCTGACCAGGTCTCGAACCCATATAGAGCCGATTCATACCCTTGTGGAGCTGCTATCCATGCTGGGTTGATTTCTCCCTTCTTTGGAGGATGCGCTAGGATTTCGTACGATAGTGAAGAAAGGTCGTATTTCGCTTCTACTGTGGGACATTACGGTGTCGGAAAATCTATTGagtttctttcctttttcaaatcatcCTACTTTTTTAAGGATTTGCTAAGCGGAGTTGACGGTAACGGCAGCTTCACTCATTGCTACGATCCACGTTTGTTGGTCTTGCTAGTTAACATAATCTTGGGTATCCCTGTGGTATACTTAGCCAGTGGTGCTGTTTTATACTGGATCATAAGTGTGGTGGGATTCTGGACCATCTGTATGGCGACGGATCCTCCTATCACTGTAGATGCAACCAACCTGGAGGACTTTGCAGAGTTGATTTCTATTGGATTAGAGCAATTCTTGCCTGCCTGTTGTATCTTGTATGTGTTGTGGCATTGCTCAGCCAAGCGTACTCTTTCAGATCATCCCACTGAGCTTGACATCAAGAAATCACCCTTAAGTCGCTTGTTCTACTGGTATCCCTTATTCTGGTTGGGGGTATTGAACAACATGACTTTCGACAGATTACCTGTTGACCGTTTGACTTGGAGTGACTTGAAGGAGCAAAGTGGTGCGTTCTTGGCAGTTGGCTCCATAATTGGAACCATAGCAATCTGTGCCGTAATCCAAGCATATAAGATTTGGTTGTCAGGACGCTTTCGTAAATACCTCTTGGTGTATGGCAGTTTCATCTTCGGCTTATTTGTAGTTCATACTTTGCCTGGGTTGACTTTACGTATCCATCATTACATTTTGGCTATGCTTTTGATACCAGGATGTGCCACCAGGGGGAGAACGGCATTACTCTTCCAAGGCATCTTGCTAGGGTTGTTTCTATCTGGGGTTGCTAGATGGGGATTAGCAGCTATAGCCGAAACGGTGACTTCATTGAAAAGAGACGATCCTAGAGGCAAGGTAGTTCCACCAGAAATATTAGCCTACAATTCGACAGCAGGTATTCTTTCATGGACTGGaattaaagaagaaattctcACTCCGCTCCAGGCCAAAATTTATGAGAAATATTCGCAGATTTCGGTGCTCGTCAATGATATTGAAAGATACATTGGTGACAGTGTAGAGTCTGTAGATTTGAAGACTCTTTTTGATACTCTGgcagacttgaagaaagaaatagcAGACAGCTTGAAAAATGGGTACAGGGATGATGAGGGTAACATTATGATTTACATCAGAGTCGGACGTAAGATTCCAGATACAAATTCTTACAGTGACTACACCAATGCTGCTGTTCTCAAGTGGCCCAGCGGTGAGTTGGCACTTCCTGTTCTGGGTCTTACGTGA